Sequence from the [Clostridium] scindens genome:
GAGGGAAGGCGGCTTACAGGATGGCCGGTGATGACCGTCAAAGGCGGCAGCATCGTGATGGAGAATGGAATGCTGGTGGCAGACGCGCCGTCAGGACATATGGTGAAGCGATAGGAGGTAACTTAACTTGAAAGAGATCAGAATACATGGCAGAGGCGGCATGGGTGCGGTAAAAGCGGCAGAGGCGCTGGTGTACGCGGCGGTGATGGATGGGAAGTATGGCAACTCAATCCCGTTCTTTGGATTTGAGCGCCAGGGAGCGCCGGTCACAGCCTTTGTCAGAATCAGCGAAGAACCCATCCGGCCAAAAAACAGGGTGTACCATCCGGACATTATCATCGTGCTGGATCCTACGATCATGAACGCGGTCAACGTGTTTGAAGGGGTCAAAGAAGGCGGCATCCTTGTGCTCAACACGACCCATGATCCAAAGGATATGGAGATACCAAAAAACAT
This genomic interval carries:
- a CDS encoding 2-oxoacid:acceptor oxidoreductase family protein; this encodes MKEIRIHGRGGMGAVKAAEALVYAAVMDGKYGNSIPFFGFERQGAPVTAFVRISEEPIRPKNRVYHPDIIIVLDPTIMNAVNVFEGVKEGGILVLNTTHDPKDMEIPKNIASVTVVDATKIALDMIGRPITNTVMLGAFCKATGLVSVDEVAKKVEELWGAKNKEALYKGYEAAVTAEAR